The Latilactobacillus sakei subsp. sakei DSM 20017 = JCM 1157 genome includes a window with the following:
- the recQ gene encoding DNA helicase RecQ: MQAQAVLKEKFGYDHFREGQADVIESLLAGTNVLAIMPTGGGKSLCYQIPALMLPGLTLVVSPLISLMKDQVDALNENGIPATFINSTLTQGEVQERFNQAARGEVKLLYVSPERLDSDYFLADLAELTIDLIAVDEAHCISQWGHDFRPSYLRLTDTIKSMRQQPTIVALTATATSQVADDIMLRLGIQHEVKTGFSRENLAFQVVKNQNSDRYLIDYLKVNKQKSGIIYASTRKEVERLTKLIEKAKLAVTMYHGGLNEMVRRQNQEDFLYDRKPIMVATNAFGMGIDKSNVRFVVHAQIPGSLEAYYQEAGRAGRDGLPSEAILLFKVNDVQIQHFFIDQSEMDDENKQREYAKLQEMTQYANTQQCLQQYIVNYFDDDCEKCGRCSNCLDTRESQDITIDVQKVLSCIKRMDERFGKVMVAQVLTGSKNQKIMQFRFDELPTYGLMRGDSQKEVSGLIDYLVASGYLRASGGQYPVLQITLAGVKVLKGQEKVSRKMAAKVQKTLPEDNELFERLRELRRDLAEEQGVPPFVIFSDKTLYSMCEIMPTSLTEMLDVKGVGENKLEKYGELFLDILVAE; the protein is encoded by the coding sequence ATGCAGGCACAAGCAGTACTAAAAGAAAAATTTGGCTATGATCATTTTAGAGAAGGCCAAGCAGATGTGATTGAATCCTTGCTAGCAGGGACCAATGTATTGGCGATTATGCCGACTGGTGGCGGGAAGTCGTTATGTTACCAGATTCCAGCGCTGATGTTACCGGGGTTAACGCTAGTCGTTTCACCATTGATTTCGCTGATGAAAGATCAAGTCGATGCGCTCAACGAAAATGGGATTCCGGCAACGTTTATCAACAGTACCTTGACGCAAGGTGAGGTGCAGGAGCGCTTCAATCAGGCCGCACGTGGTGAAGTAAAGTTGCTTTATGTGTCGCCGGAACGGTTGGACTCTGATTACTTTTTAGCGGATTTAGCCGAATTAACGATTGATTTGATTGCCGTTGATGAAGCGCATTGTATCTCGCAATGGGGGCACGATTTCCGACCTAGTTATTTACGCTTAACGGATACAATTAAAAGCATGCGGCAACAACCAACGATTGTCGCACTAACGGCGACCGCTACGTCACAAGTAGCTGATGATATTATGTTGCGCTTAGGGATTCAACATGAAGTGAAGACTGGTTTTTCACGGGAAAACCTGGCTTTTCAAGTGGTTAAAAACCAAAACAGTGATCGCTACTTAATCGATTATTTAAAGGTTAATAAGCAAAAATCCGGCATCATCTATGCTAGTACACGTAAAGAAGTTGAACGGCTCACGAAGCTGATTGAAAAAGCGAAACTGGCAGTCACAATGTATCATGGTGGCTTAAATGAAATGGTGCGCCGGCAAAATCAAGAGGATTTTCTCTACGACCGTAAACCGATTATGGTCGCCACGAATGCTTTTGGGATGGGGATTGATAAGAGTAATGTGCGATTTGTCGTGCATGCCCAAATTCCCGGCAGCTTAGAAGCTTATTATCAAGAAGCAGGTCGGGCCGGACGTGATGGCTTACCGAGTGAGGCCATCTTACTGTTTAAAGTCAATGATGTCCAAATCCAACATTTTTTCATCGATCAATCAGAGATGGACGATGAAAATAAGCAACGGGAATACGCTAAGTTACAAGAAATGACACAATACGCCAACACGCAACAGTGCTTGCAACAATATATCGTCAATTATTTTGATGATGACTGTGAAAAATGTGGCCGTTGTAGCAATTGTCTTGATACACGCGAATCACAAGACATTACAATTGATGTCCAAAAGGTTTTATCGTGTATCAAGCGAATGGATGAACGTTTCGGCAAAGTAATGGTCGCGCAAGTCTTGACGGGCTCTAAGAATCAGAAGATTATGCAGTTCCGCTTTGATGAATTGCCAACATACGGTTTGATGCGGGGCGATTCACAAAAAGAAGTCAGTGGTTTGATTGATTACTTAGTTGCGTCAGGCTATTTACGGGCTTCTGGTGGTCAATATCCCGTTTTACAGATCACGTTGGCGGGCGTCAAAGTACTTAAGGGTCAAGAAAAGGTGTCACGTAAAATGGCTGCTAAGGTTCAAAAAACATTGCCTGAAGACAATGAGTTATTCGAACGCTTACGCGAATTACGCCGTGATTTAGCTGAAGAACAGGGTGTACCGCCGTTTGTAATCTTCTCAGATAAGACGTTGTATTCAATGTGTGAAATTATGCCAACCTCACTGACTGAAATGTTAGATGTTAAAGGTGTCGGGGAGAATAAATTAGAAAAATATGGTGAATTATTCTTGGATATTTTAGTTGCTGAGTAA
- a CDS encoding MIP/aquaporin family protein, which translates to MRRYAAEFIGTFMLVFLGTGAVVIAKADTLTIGLAFGLTVTVMAYAFGGVSGGHFNPAVSIAMMINKRLEAKDGVFYIVAQFLGAIVASGLLSVLINALDLSRTGFGQTDFPKIGAGVAFLVEVIVTFSFILVILMTTSDRFGNSQMAPLAIGITLSLLIIVALNLTGGSLNPARSFGPAIFAGGSALAHYWVYLAAPIVGAILAAFTGRLLGSEER; encoded by the coding sequence ATGCGACGTTATGCAGCAGAATTTATTGGTACTTTTATGTTAGTGTTCTTAGGCACTGGCGCAGTCGTGATTGCTAAAGCTGATACATTAACAATTGGCTTAGCATTCGGGTTAACGGTCACTGTGATGGCTTATGCTTTTGGTGGTGTTTCGGGTGGTCATTTTAACCCAGCCGTGTCAATTGCAATGATGATTAATAAACGCTTAGAAGCAAAAGATGGCGTTTTTTATATCGTAGCGCAATTTTTAGGCGCAATTGTGGCTTCAGGGTTACTATCAGTCCTCATTAATGCGCTTGATTTAAGCCGGACTGGTTTTGGTCAAACAGATTTCCCTAAAATTGGTGCGGGAGTGGCCTTTTTAGTTGAAGTGATTGTAACATTCAGTTTCATCTTGGTGATCTTAATGACAACCAGTGATCGGTTTGGCAATAGCCAAATGGCACCATTGGCAATCGGGATTACATTGAGTTTATTGATTATCGTTGCCCTCAACTTAACGGGTGGGTCATTGAACCCTGCTAGAAGTTTTGGACCAGCTATTTTTGCTGGCGGTTCAGCACTAGCCCATTATTGGGTTTACTTAGCAGCCCCAATCGTGGGTGCTATCCTAGCAGCCTTTACAGGTCGTTTATTAGGTAGCGAAGAACGTTAA